A genomic region of Papaver somniferum cultivar HN1 chromosome 7, ASM357369v1, whole genome shotgun sequence contains the following coding sequences:
- the LOC113293111 gene encoding uncharacterized protein LOC113293111, whose amino-acid sequence MADYYGVEQPRNMPNSNQFPVEPVQISDLLPKRVATIRPVHISEILSYPVQPPGGPVYLSDILPGTVYPTNKSSSKWVDPFKSEGGDEVQNVERRKTIYKPPHLRDKNITMSHTKPSLRLKSSRNGDEKKVVRTIEDESDFVCRKNVLESNIFGINKVFENTDKP is encoded by the exons ATGGCAGATTATTATGGAGTTGAGCAACCGAGGAACATGCCAAATTCCAACCAATTCCCAGTAGAACCTGTGCAAATATCTGACCTTCTACCAAAGAGGGTGGCAACCATTAGGCCTGTTCATATTTCAGAGATCTTGTCTTATCCCGTTCAACCACCAGGGGGTCCAGTCTACCTCTCAGATATCTTGCCTGGAACGGTATATCCAACGAATAAATCTTCGTCTAAATGGGTGGATCCGTTCAAAAGTGAGGGTGGTGATGAAGTTCAAAATGtagaaagaagaaaaaccatTTACAAGCCACCTCATCTCAGGGATAAAAATATAACCATGTCTCATACAAAACCATCACTCAGATTGAAGTCTTCAAGAAACGGGGATGAAAAAAAAGTGGTAAGAACAATTGAAGATGAGTCAG ATTTTGTTTGCAGGAAAAATGTTTTGGAGAGCAATATATTTGGTATAAATAAAGTGTTTGAGAACACTGACAAGCCGTGA